One window from the genome of Acinetobacter lanii encodes:
- a CDS encoding DUF6670 family protein, with protein sequence MQTLLRSKPQNKTVQHKVKYRLGQLGTKFLGAVPACKQANLPRDYNFDAHVFHPQFASTHYGIMIPDLPEPYRYLSYASVIGDVGAKITKVCPTLCPHTPANTATLVHGTALSDAKEAYRIYSIEEQLQFQQSPFRIDFAEDSSLYEQDGTYRLVSNLEDLKVDLTLTPTDALTWFAHSQIYQHFSVLMRYTGTITQQGHTVEVSGLCTLEHWKAIAVSMLPERFLSRHLTLPLNSFTYQVINLDDESQLVLAFVGAFGQPAYTAVSYRHVDGTSIQYDDAFFEVVALKTESMMTPDGHAMEVPQSFRWVVHHQGEKVLELLAVVDTPYCYGLAAGYVSSYQWTGEFKGQKAEGRGYLEFIDRR encoded by the coding sequence ATGCAAACTCTTCTAAGAAGTAAACCTCAAAATAAAACCGTCCAACACAAAGTCAAATACCGCCTTGGACAATTGGGCACCAAATTTTTAGGTGCTGTGCCTGCATGTAAACAGGCGAATCTTCCACGTGATTATAATTTTGATGCGCATGTGTTCCATCCGCAATTTGCCAGTACTCATTACGGCATCATGATTCCAGATTTACCTGAGCCGTATCGCTATTTGTCTTATGCCTCTGTCATTGGTGATGTGGGGGCAAAGATCACTAAAGTCTGTCCAACATTGTGCCCGCATACGCCTGCAAATACCGCCACTTTGGTGCATGGTACAGCCTTGTCAGATGCCAAAGAAGCTTATCGGATTTACTCGATTGAAGAGCAACTTCAGTTCCAACAAAGCCCGTTTCGAATCGATTTTGCCGAAGATTCCTCGCTGTATGAACAAGACGGGACATACCGTCTGGTATCTAATCTTGAAGATTTAAAAGTCGATTTAACCTTAACCCCCACCGATGCTTTGACTTGGTTTGCTCACAGTCAAATCTATCAGCATTTTAGTGTGCTGATGCGTTATACCGGCACGATTACCCAACAGGGTCATACGGTTGAAGTTTCAGGTTTGTGTACGCTTGAGCATTGGAAAGCCATAGCAGTATCGATGTTGCCAGAGCGCTTTTTATCACGTCATTTGACCTTGCCTTTGAACTCATTTACTTATCAAGTGATTAATTTAGATGATGAATCACAATTGGTGTTGGCATTTGTGGGGGCATTTGGTCAGCCGGCTTACACTGCCGTGTCGTACCGTCATGTCGATGGTACATCTATTCAATATGATGATGCTTTTTTTGAAGTGGTGGCTTTAAAAACCGAGTCGATGATGACCCCTGATGGTCATGCGATGGAAGTTCCGCAGTCGTTTCGTTGGGTGGTGCATCATCAAGGGGAAAAGGTATTAGAGCTTTTAGCAGTGGTGGATACGCCGTATTGTTATGGTTTGGCAGCGGGGTATGTAAGTAGTTATCAATGGACAGGGGAGTTTAAAGGTCAAAAGGCTGAGGGACGAGGATATTTGGAGTTTATTGATCGGCGTTGA
- a CDS encoding IS982 family transposase, which yields MFNSTELFCVIDDFFLKFETTYWNFLKQSRRFSRVRTAHLSISEITFIAIWYKCSHFNNFKAFFTWLKQDKNHLFKSLPCYQRMIHLINRHQLALHALHVALMKDQDTQYLWIDSTTLPVCKNQRIQRHKSLAKIASRGKSSMGWFYGCKLHIAMNQFGEIACSALSNGHVADIKMVERLVKEMEAKLYGDRGYISQELKSRLKEQGIDLITYHRKNMQAIQLSDSDRYHLKQRNKIETLFSLLKGQYNLVTSKARSVHGFLGGIYASLCAYQLIHKNKPTIQIMESSA from the coding sequence ATGTTTAATAGTACCGAATTATTTTGCGTAATTGATGATTTCTTTCTCAAATTTGAAACAACCTACTGGAATTTTCTTAAACAAAGTCGTCGTTTCTCCAGAGTCCGAACCGCTCATTTGAGTATCTCAGAAATCACTTTTATTGCGATCTGGTATAAATGTTCTCATTTCAATAATTTCAAAGCATTTTTCACATGGTTGAAACAGGATAAAAATCATTTATTTAAAAGCTTACCCTGTTACCAACGGATGATTCATCTGATCAATAGACATCAATTAGCTCTACACGCTTTACATGTGGCGCTAATGAAAGACCAAGATACACAATATTTATGGATTGATTCAACGACTTTGCCAGTTTGTAAAAATCAACGTATTCAACGCCATAAATCTTTAGCTAAAATTGCATCTCGTGGTAAAAGTTCAATGGGCTGGTTTTATGGCTGTAAATTGCACATTGCAATGAACCAATTTGGGGAAATTGCTTGTTCTGCTTTATCGAATGGACATGTTGCTGACATAAAAATGGTTGAGAGACTCGTTAAAGAGATGGAAGCAAAGTTGTATGGAGATCGTGGCTATATTAGTCAAGAACTGAAGAGTAGGTTGAAAGAGCAAGGCATTGATTTAATTACCTATCATCGAAAAAATATGCAGGCTATACAACTTTCTGATTCAGATAGATATCACTTAAAACAGCGCAATAAGATAGAGACTTTATTCAGTTTATTGAAAGGTCAGTACAATTTAGTGACAAGCAAAGCACGTAGTGTTCATGGATTTCTAGGAGGGATTTACGCGTCCTTGTGTGCATATCAACTGATCCATAAAAATAAGCCAACAATTCAAATTATGGAGTCATCGGCTTAA